TCTACTTTCAGTGTTAAGCACGATTACATCAGTTTCTAATAAAGATTCTGGTGTCCATTCCCCAAGTAAAACCCTTGTTCTTAATCCTGCTACCGCAAATTGGACACCGGTGTCTCCTGACCCGGTTAGATCATCCGCTATTATGGCAAAAACCCTGCTTTTCAAAATTAACACCTCTTTTAGAGTTATAAGCGGATCACTTGTTTTTGTTAAGTCTCTTATGTAGATAATGGGTTATAAGAGGAGTTACTATTGCGGTGACTAAGACTGAGGCAGCAACTTGAGCTGTTGCCACTGAGGAAAATGGAGCGAACCTTGGATCCGCTTGAGCTACTACAGCAGGGGTAGCCACAGCGTTGCCTGCGGTTGTCCCGATTGCAAATCCAACAGCGCTTCTTTCCTTTAGAATATGACGATAGGATAGATATCCCAGAGTTCCGGTTATCAAAGATACAAGTAAGCCTAACCATATACCGGTTACTCCTCCTAGTGCTAATGATTTTAGATCTATTCCTGCTCCCAAAGCAAAGGCGAAAAATGGTACGGTTATTGAGCTTGCTGGTTTCATCATGTCTGCAAACTTTTGGTCTAGATTGCCTAAAATAAAGCCTACCAGGAATGGTATTATAGCTGCTAAAATATATTTAAGAGGTATAGCTCCTAAACCGCTCAGTCCTAAGAAGACGAGTGTAAAGAATGGGCCATCGTTTAATGCGCTGGCGATATAGGCACCACGATCCTCATGATTGCCGTATTGAGCTGCTAAGGCTAACCAGAGACCGCCATTAGAGTTTATAAAGGCTGTCATTGCGGCAAGCAAAGACATACCGAATATCCCATTAAGCCCAAATATGTAACCATAGATGACCACAAGTATAGCTGGTATAATCGTTTTAGCTAAAAGCAATACTCCTGTTTTAATCATTACTGCTCCACTTTGGCGGAGATTAATCTGTGCTCCTGTAGCTAATATTAATAAGGCGATAAGTGGTAAAGCACCGTTTTTAAAGAGCGCTGTGGTAAATGATCCGAGATCTAAGAAGCCGGGAGAGGTTGTCCTTACTATAGATCCAAGAAGAAGAGGTATCAGCATCATTCCACCGGGAACGCGCTGTAAGGTAGTTACTATTGGGACATTGATCATGAAAATACACCTCCTATTATTTAGCTTTATAATGATAAATCTTTCATAAGATGAAAATATCACTATTTAGTATAATTGTCAACTGATTGTTAGGATATTTTCGATTATATTTATTCTTATGTTTGTTGTTATCTCCTATAATTTAATCCTTTTGAACGAATAGAGGTGAAGAATGTTTAGAGAGGAAAAGCCTTTAATTATCATTCTTGATTTTGATGGTATATATGGCGAACAATATTACTTATCTTCCCTGGGTAGGGTTATAGATTTGAGAAAGGTAGATGGGGTTAAGTTCATGTGTTTTCCTTCTAAGCTTTGTGAAATTGATGATCTGATTCCGAAAAGGCAAAAGCTTATCTGCTTTCTTGGGGGTGGGGAGTATCATCATTTTTCTCTGCTCTTTTTAAGAAGGATAAGCTTTCCATTTGTTTTGCTTCTTTTTGATAAGCATTTTGATGCTCTAAAAAGAGAGGATAACTTTATCAGATGCGATTCTTGGATAAGAGATGCCTTAGGGCTTAAGAACTTGTTTAAGCTTGTATTTATTTGTAAGGCTGAAGTAAGGCGGGACAAGATTTGCTTTCTTCCACCAGATCCATCTAAGCTCAGCAATCTTATTAAGGGCAAGCAAGTTTATATAAGCATAGATAAGGATGTGCTTGATCTTCCATTGACACGATGGGGTAGGGGATGGCTTTCTTTAGATGAGCTTTTAAATTTATTGATCTCTATTTCAAGGGAAAAGATTATCGGAGTTGATATATGTGGAGAGCCTGACAAGCTTGAGCTGTGGAAGATACCGCAGAGCGAAAGAATTAATCTCTTGATTCTAAAGGCGTTAGGAGTTGTAATCCCAGATAATGTAATAACTAGTATTAAAATTGCATAGCTAAGTTTTTGAACTAATCTTTAAAATACAGCTATATAACCATCGGCCCTTGGTTCTGTAGCTCCTATTAAGGTTCCGTTTTCAAGTTGCCATATAACTTGTCCTCTCCCGAAAGAGTCTACATCATCGCTATATAAAATTTCATGCCCCATCTGTTTTAAAGTTTCAGCTACTTCTTTTAAAAATTTGCTCTCAAGATGTAATGTTTTCTCTCCTCTCCATTGCCATCTTGGGCCATCCAAGGCTTCTTGAGGATTCATCCCCCAGTCTATAATCCTAGAAAGTACCTGTAGGTGTCCCTGAGGTTGCATAAAAGCTCCCATAACACCAAAGGGACCTATCGGCTTTCCTTCCTTCATCAGAAAGCCTGGGATAATCGTATGATAAGGTCTTTTGCCTGGCTCTAAAAAGTTAGGACTTTTAGGATCTAAGCTAAAACTGTAACCTCTATTATGAAGGGCTATTCCGGTTTCTGGAACAACTAAACCTGAGCCAAAGCCAGTAAAGTTGCTTTGTATGAAGGATACCATGTTTCCTTCTTTATCTGCTGTGGCTAAGTAAACTGTTCCAAACTCCTTAATTATGTCTACTTTTGGAAGATAAGCTCTATCGCTTATTAAGGCCCTTTTCTTTTCTAGTCTATCTTCGCCTAAAAGCTCTTTTATAGGGATTTCTCTAAATCTAGGGTCGGATATAAAGTGGAAAGCATCTTCAAAAGCAAGCTTTATCGATTCTATTTGAAGATGTAAGGCTTCTGGGGTATCGGGAGGTGGCATCTTAAAACCAGAAAGTATTCCCAGGGCTATTAGTACCACCATTCCCTGGGAATTAGGAGGAAGTTCGTAAACTTCATAACCTCTATAATTAATACTTAAGGGATTTACCTCTTCAGGTTCGAAGGAAGCAAGATCTTCCTTTCTTATATATCCTCCATACTTTCTTGAAAAGTTATCTATTCGTTCGGCGATTTCCCCCTTATAGAACTCTTCAGAGTGACTTTCTGCTAATTTTCTTAAGGTTTTTGCATGATCTCTAAGTTTAATTATCTCTCCTGGTTCGGGTGGTCGCCCTTCATAGCAGAAAGCTTTAAACCAGAAGGAGAACTCTTCTCCGGAGAGTTTCGAGTATGTTTCGAAGGCCTTTTTCCATGAGCTTGCCACGGTTACTGATATCGGGAAGCCTTCTTCTGCGTAAGCTATAGCTGGTTCAAAGAGCTCCTTAAAGGGTAGCTTTCCAAACTTTCTGGATAGATATGCCCAGGCTGCAGGCGCTCCCGGGACAGTTACCGGAGGAAAACCATATTTTGGTATCCTCTTTAAGCCTCGTTCGATGAATTTCTCTGCTGAGATGAGCTTTGGAGCAAAGCCGCTTGAGTTTAAACCAACGAGCTTACCGTTATGATAAACTATAGCAAATGCATCTCCACCTATACCATTGCTTGTGGGTTCGACGACTGTTAGACATATAGCTGTAGCTATAGCGGCATCTATGGCGTTGCCACCCCTTTTTAAAATCTCAAGGCCAGCTTGGGCTGCTAGGGGAACGGATGTTGCGATCATGCCTTTATTTCCATAAACTAGGCTTCTTCTTGAAGGATATCTATAAGAAAATGGGTTGAAACTCATTTCTCTCACCTCCAAGTTTATTATATAATTTAAATTAAAACTTTGAAGGAGGTGTTTGTTTTGAAGAAGATAGCTTGGTTTTTGTTTTTCTCTCTTGCTTTAGGGGTTTTGTTTTCTTTTTCAGTTATGGCTCTGGATAGATCAAAGATAGTAATAGTCGCTACACCTGAGGATCCGACTACTCTTGATCCTGCTGTAGCTTGGGAACCTAAGGCTCAGCTTGTTATAAAGAACTGTTATAACACGCTTGTTGTAATGGATGGGGAAAGCGCAACTAAAGTTAAGGGGGAGCTTGCTGAAAGGTGGGAAGTTAGGGACGAGGGTAAAACCTATGTATTTTACTTAGTTAAGGGAGTTAAGTTTCATGATGGTACGGAGCTTACTGCAGAGGATGTAAAATATTCTATTGATAGAACTATAGGGGTGAACAAGGGTCCAGGGGCTCAGCTTAAGGAGATAGTAAAGAATATCGAAGTAGTTGACAAATATACTGTTAAGTTTGAGCTTAATCATGCTACCCCATGGTTTTTAACTCTTTTAGCTCAGTCTGGTGCTTCCATTTTGAATAGCAAGTTAGTGAAAGCTCATGCTACTGAGAAAGATGTGTGGGCCTTAGATTGGCTTCATGATAAAGTTGCAGGCTCTGGTCCTTATAAGCTTGATAGGTGGGTTCATGAACAGCAGATAGTTTTGGTTAAGAATCCGGGTTATTTTAAAGGATGGAAGGATAATCAGTTTGAGATGGCTATAATAAGGACTATAAAGGAGCCATCCGAAAGAAGGCTTCTGCTTGAGAAGGGAGATGTGGATATAGCTTTCAGAGTTTCTGAGGATGATTTGCTAAAGATAAGGGACCAAAAAGGGATAAAGGTCTTAACACAGCCTTCTTTAACTATATTTTATATTGGGTTTAATGTTAAGAAGGGTCCCTTGCAAGATGTTAGAGTTAGGAAGGCTTTAGCATATGCTTTTGACTATGATGCTTTTATAAACGATGCAATGCGTGGATTTGTTCAAAGGCTGAAGGGGCCTGTTCCAAGCGCTATATGGAACTATGATGAGAGTTATCCATATTATAAGAGGGATATAGAAAAAGCGAAGAAACTACTAGCTGAAGCCGGATATCCTAACGGTGGTTTCACTTTGGATTTCATAGTTGAAACAGGTGGTGATATACATAAACAGGCGGCCTTGGTTTTTCAGCAAAGCCTTAAGGAGCTTGGGATAAAGGTCAACATTCAGTTCTTGTCATGGACCACTATATGGGCTAAGATGGCTAAGGAGGAAGAGGCCCCTCAGGTTTTTAATACTCACTGGTATGCTGATTATGCGGATGTGGAGAATTTTCTTTACTATCAGTATCATTCCTCTATGTGGGGGGATAGAGGGTTTAATGAGTCTTACTATTCTAATCCCGAGGTCGATAAGTTGCTTGATGAAGCAAGGTATATGACTGACGAAGCTAAAAGGAGAGAATTGTTTGCTAAGGCAGTTAGGATTGTAATGGAAGATTGTCCAGCTATATGGTGTGCTGAAAGGCTTCAGATAGTATCAATAAGAGATTGGATAAAGGGGTACGTCTTAAATCCCATTTATTACGAAACTCCTTGTTTTTATGATCTTTATAGGTAGATCCTTTGAGGGCTCTCTAATTTTAGGAGAGCCCTCTGAATTATCTTATTATAGTGAGGTGTTTAAGCTAGTTGAAGCTCCGTCATTATGTGATTAGAAGGATTCTTCTTCTTTTCCCTGTTCTTCTTGGAGTTATCACTATAACCTTTTTCCTTATTTATCTTGTTCCGAGTAATCCTGCAAGGCTTATAGCTGGTCCACGTGCTACAGGTGATCAGCTTAAGCAAATTAATCTTGAGCTTGGTTTAGACAAGCCCATTTATGTTCGGTATTTTATGTATCTTAAAAAGCTAATTAAGGGGGATCTGGGAAGATCTATTTTGACCAGGAGGCCTGTTCTTGATGATCTTATGACGTTTTTCCCAGCTACGCTTGAACTGACTTTAGCAAGTATGCTAATCATGGTTCCAATGGGGATCCTTTTAGGGGTTATTTCTGCGATTAAGAGAAACTCCTCTTTAGATCATATTATAAGAATTTTTGCTTTAAGTGGGGTTTCCATGCCTGTCTACTGGCTAGGGCTTATATTGCTTTTAGTTTTTTACTTTAAGCTTGGTATCCTTCCCGGGCCGGGAAGGCTTGATCCTCATATAGTTCCACCTCCTATGATAACCGGTCTTTATATATTAGATAGCCTTCTTACGGGAAGGTGGGATGCCTTCACAAGTAGCATAAAGCATATTATACTCCCCGCTATGACCTTAGCTTATGCCACTACTGGCATGACCGCAAGGGTGATGCGCTCTTCTATGCTTGATGTGATAAGTGCGGAATATATAAGGACTGCAAGGGCCAAGGGGTTAGGTTTTTGGCAAATAGTATTTAGGCATGCTTTGCGTAATGCTCTGATAGCTCCTTTAACCTTTATAGGTTACCAGTTTGGCTATCTTTTAGCAGGTGCCGTGTTGACCGAGAGCATATTTGGGTGGCCGGGTCTTGGAAGATATGCGGTTGAAGCTATGACAAATGTGGATTTTCCAGCAGTTTTAGGTGTGGTTATACTAACTACGATTATTTATGTCATAGTCAATCTGGTTGTGGATATAGCTTATGTAGTAATAGATCCGAGGATAAGACTGGGAGGAAAGGAATGAAAAGAAGCGAGTTTAAGTATACGCTGTTTCTTATAAAGCGGAATTATCTTATAATGCTTGGGTTAGCTATAGTTAGTATGGTTGTCTTCCTCGGGCTCTTTGCTCCTCTTTTGGCTACTCATGATCCTGAAGATATGGTTTTTTCAGATCGTTTGAAGCCTCCATCTTTGAAACATCTTCTTGGTACTGATGATAATGGGATGGATATCTTTAGTAGAATACTTTATGGGATAAGGTTTGATTTAACAATTGCTTTTGTGGTTATAGCTGTGGTGAGCGTGTTTGGGACCCTTTTAGGAGTTATATCAGGTTA
The Synergistota bacterium genome window above contains:
- a CDS encoding 2-keto-3-deoxygluconate permease, translated to MINVPIVTTLQRVPGGMMLIPLLLGSIVRTTSPGFLDLGSFTTALFKNGALPLIALLILATGAQINLRQSGAVMIKTGVLLLAKTIIPAILVVIYGYIFGLNGIFGMSLLAAMTAFINSNGGLWLALAAQYGNHEDRGAYIASALNDGPFFTLVFLGLSGLGAIPLKYILAAIIPFLVGFILGNLDQKFADMMKPASSITVPFFAFALGAGIDLKSLALGGVTGIWLGLLVSLITGTLGYLSYRHILKERSAVGFAIGTTAGNAVATPAVVAQADPRFAPFSSVATAQVAASVLVTAIVTPLITHYLHKRLNKNK
- a CDS encoding ABC transporter substrate-binding protein, whose product is MKKIAWFLFFSLALGVLFSFSVMALDRSKIVIVATPEDPTTLDPAVAWEPKAQLVIKNCYNTLVVMDGESATKVKGELAERWEVRDEGKTYVFYLVKGVKFHDGTELTAEDVKYSIDRTIGVNKGPGAQLKEIVKNIEVVDKYTVKFELNHATPWFLTLLAQSGASILNSKLVKAHATEKDVWALDWLHDKVAGSGPYKLDRWVHEQQIVLVKNPGYFKGWKDNQFEMAIIRTIKEPSERRLLLEKGDVDIAFRVSEDDLLKIRDQKGIKVLTQPSLTIFYIGFNVKKGPLQDVRVRKALAYAFDYDAFINDAMRGFVQRLKGPVPSAIWNYDESYPYYKRDIEKAKKLLAEAGYPNGGFTLDFIVETGGDIHKQAALVFQQSLKELGIKVNIQFLSWTTIWAKMAKEEEAPQVFNTHWYADYADVENFLYYQYHSSMWGDRGFNESYYSNPEVDKLLDEARYMTDEAKRRELFAKAVRIVMEDCPAIWCAERLQIVSIRDWIKGYVLNPIYYETPCFYDLYR
- the ggt gene encoding gamma-glutamyltransferase; its protein translation is MSFNPFSYRYPSRRSLVYGNKGMIATSVPLAAQAGLEILKRGGNAIDAAIATAICLTVVEPTSNGIGGDAFAIVYHNGKLVGLNSSGFAPKLISAEKFIERGLKRIPKYGFPPVTVPGAPAAWAYLSRKFGKLPFKELFEPAIAYAEEGFPISVTVASSWKKAFETYSKLSGEEFSFWFKAFCYEGRPPEPGEIIKLRDHAKTLRKLAESHSEEFYKGEIAERIDNFSRKYGGYIRKEDLASFEPEEVNPLSINYRGYEVYELPPNSQGMVVLIALGILSGFKMPPPDTPEALHLQIESIKLAFEDAFHFISDPRFREIPIKELLGEDRLEKKRALISDRAYLPKVDIIKEFGTVYLATADKEGNMVSFIQSNFTGFGSGLVVPETGIALHNRGYSFSLDPKSPNFLEPGKRPYHTIIPGFLMKEGKPIGPFGVMGAFMQPQGHLQVLSRIIDWGMNPQEALDGPRWQWRGEKTLHLESKFLKEVAETLKQMGHEILYSDDVDSFGRGQVIWQLENGTLIGATEPRADGYIAVF
- a CDS encoding ABC transporter permease; its protein translation is MKLRHYVIRRILLLFPVLLGVITITFFLIYLVPSNPARLIAGPRATGDQLKQINLELGLDKPIYVRYFMYLKKLIKGDLGRSILTRRPVLDDLMTFFPATLELTLASMLIMVPMGILLGVISAIKRNSSLDHIIRIFALSGVSMPVYWLGLILLLVFYFKLGILPGPGRLDPHIVPPPMITGLYILDSLLTGRWDAFTSSIKHIILPAMTLAYATTGMTARVMRSSMLDVISAEYIRTARAKGLGFWQIVFRHALRNALIAPLTFIGYQFGYLLAGAVLTESIFGWPGLGRYAVEAMTNVDFPAVLGVVILTTIIYVIVNLVVDIAYVVIDPRIRLGGKE